Genomic segment of bacterium:
GAGGGCAAGGACCTGAATACCTACGCCCCCTACAATCGGAATCCGGTTCTGACGGGGCCGTACAAAGTTGAGCGGTGGCAGCCGGGCCAGATGCTCGTGGAGGCGGCGAATCCGTACTACCGAGGTGCGGCCCAGGGCGCTCCGTACTTCAAGCGGATCGTGTGGCGGTTCGTCCAGGACGCAAACACCCGGATCAACATGCTGAAGACCGGCGAAGCGCAGGTGGCCTGGCTCGTGCCCTTCGATCAAATTAAGGCGCTGCAGGCGGCTCCGAACATCAAAGTCGTCGTGTATCCTCTGAACGCGTGGATGCACTTCGACTTCAATCTGAAACGAGCGATGTGGCAAGACGTGCGCGTACGGCAGGCCGTCGCGTACGCGATCGACAAGCACGGGATCGTCTCGAACATCCTGGGTGGTTTGGGGACCGTGGCGGGCCCGCCAATGACGCCGCTGTCGTGGGGGTACGATCCGCACGCGTACAGTCAGTACACGTATGACCCCGCAAAGGCGAAGCAGCTCTTCGCCGCCGCCGGCTGGACGCCGGGCCCGAACGGGATTCTCCAGAAGGATGGTCAGCCGATGACGTTCGAGAACTGCAACGCCACGGGCGACGCCACCCAGGATCGCGTCCAGCAGGTCATTCAGGCCGAGCTCCGCGCGGTCGGCATGGACATGCAGATCCACAACTACTCCTCCACCGTGTACGGCCAGATCCGCGTGACCGGACAGTGCGACACGTTGTTCCACCGGTGGAAGATCGCGGCCCCGCCGGTGCTGTCGATCTTCTATTCGGCCGACGCATTGCCGCCGAACGGGCTCAACGAGGACTTCTACATCAACAAGGAAGTGACCGACGTCATTAACCAGGCAGAACAAGAGATCGACACCCAGAAGGCCAAAGCCCTCTTCTGGAAAGCGCAGGAGATGCTCGGGCAGGACGTGCCGTCGATTCCGATCTACTACATGGTCTCGGCCACAGCGACGAGCAGCCGGCTGGTGGGTCTGACCGGCAATCCCAGCAACGCCGGCGATGGGTGGAACATCGGTCAGTGGAGATACAGCCCGTAACGCGGTGGGCCCGGGACACCCGCCGCCCGGTGCCTTGGGTCGGACGGAGCGCCGTCCGAGAGGGCCCCTCCACATTCTCTACACACGATGTCCACAAGTAATCCACGACTCCATCGTAGACTGAACGCGGACCCCCAAGAAACGAGGCGGATGTTTGCTTGGCCGTGAGCGCGATCATCGAGATCGAGGACCTGTGGAAGCGCTATGGCGACGTCGAAGCAGTGAGGGGCATCTCATTCAGCGTGGAGCCGGGCGAGATGTTCGGCTTCCTGGGGCCGAACGGG
This window contains:
- a CDS encoding peptide ABC transporter substrate-binding protein; protein product: MRRLTRTVTRTILATAWLALVAGMILLPGLPRGAGNASAAPADTLTVAYPLEPDTLNPYATHIPAVGDMGLAEGFVTNDEKMRYIPLLAQRVPLLSNGGVRLVGQKMIVTWKLKPGLKWSDGQPVTSADALFTYKAMIDPEFRVDTRPGWNLIESVETPDPLTVVATFKAPFAAYVVNTFRFLMPKHVLEGKDLNTYAPYNRNPVLTGPYKVERWQPGQMLVEAANPYYRGAAQGAPYFKRIVWRFVQDANTRINMLKTGEAQVAWLVPFDQIKALQAAPNIKVVVYPLNAWMHFDFNLKRAMWQDVRVRQAVAYAIDKHGIVSNILGGLGTVAGPPMTPLSWGYDPHAYSQYTYDPAKAKQLFAAAGWTPGPNGILQKDGQPMTFENCNATGDATQDRVQQVIQAELRAVGMDMQIHNYSSTVYGQIRVTGQCDTLFHRWKIAAPPVLSIFYSADALPPNGLNEDFYINKEVTDVINQAEQEIDTQKAKALFWKAQEMLGQDVPSIPIYYMVSATATSSRLVGLTGNPSNAGDGWNIGQWRYSP